A stretch of DNA from Synechococcus sp. PROS-9-1:
GCTCTTGCAGCTGAGACGATCCATTGGATCGGAATCATTGGTCAGGAGATTGACCGTTCCGAGATTCTTGCTCTCGTGGAAGGCGCTCCCAAACCCGTCGCTTGGATTGCCGGCGGAGACAGTCGTCAGGAGTCAGTAGAGCGGGGACTGGCCGGATTACCAGACGAAGCTCGACATGTACTGATCCATGACGGGGCCCGCTGTCTCGCCTCACCCGACTTGTTTAACCGCTGTGCAGCAGCCGTTCGCGGCGGCAAGGCCGTGATTGCTGCGACCCCTGTCACCGACACGATTAAACAAGTGGATGAATCAGGCGTGATCACAGCGACCCCAAATCGCTCAGAGCTGTGGGCGGCCCAGACTCCGCAAGCCTTTTCAGTGGATGAACTCCGCCAGGGGCATCGTGAGGCCCGTGCGAACGGCTGG
This window harbors:
- the ispD gene encoding 2-C-methyl-D-erythritol 4-phosphate cytidylyltransferase, giving the protein MHLLIAAAGSGRRMGATRNKLLLPLSGQPVLAWTLQAALAAETIHWIGIIGQEIDRSEILALVEGAPKPVAWIAGGDSRQESVERGLAGLPDEARHVLIHDGARCLASPDLFNRCAAAVRGGKAVIAATPVTDTIKQVDESGVITATPNRSELWAAQTPQAFSVDELRQGHREARANGWTVTDDASLYERLGWPVNVLDAGPSNIKVTTPFDLTVAAAVLAELQG